CTGCTCGCGTCTGGCGCCTCTGCGGCCGGGACGCTGGTGGTCGCCGGCAGTGGTGAGCCGGTGACGCTGGAATCCGGGAACGCGCACGATTCCGTTTCGATGCTGGTGCAGCGCCAGATTTATGACCGCCTGATTACGGTGAAACCCGGCACCACGGAACTTGCGCCGGGGCTGGCCCTCAGCTGGAAGCCCAACCGGGACGCCACCAGCTGGACGTTCAACCTGCGCCGGGGCGTGAAGTTTCACGACGGCACGCCGTTCAACGCGGACGCCGCTGTCTTCAACCTGCGCCGCTGGTGGGACAAGAGCGACCCCAACGGCCTGCGTGAATTCGGGCGCGTGTTCACGGTGGTGCCGGACTTCCTGGGTGGCTACAAGGGCGAGAAAAACGCCGTTGTCAAGGACATCGTGAAGGTGAACGACTACACCGTTCGCGTCGACCTGACCCGCCCGAACACCGTGTTCCCGGTGCAGATGAGCGCCTCTTACTGGGGTATGGCCAGCCCCGCCGCCGTGAAGGCGCAGGGCGCGAAGTACGGCACCCCCGCCGGCACCGCCGTGGGAACCGGCCCCTTCGTCTTTGGTCGCTGGGTGGGCGGAGACCGCGTGAACCTCAGCGCGAACAGGACCTACTGGGGCGTCAAGCCCAAAGTGGACGCGCTGGTTATCCGCAACATCAAAGACCCCAGCCAGCGACTGAACGAGCTGAAAGCCGGAACAGTGGACATTGCCAGCGACCTGCAACCCGACGACCTGAAAGCCATTCAGGCCGACAAGAACCTGGTGCTGTACAAGCGCCCCAGTTTCAACCTGGGATACATCGGCCTGAATAACCG
The Deinococcus fonticola genome window above contains:
- a CDS encoding ABC transporter substrate-binding protein; translation: MKNVALIAALLASGASAAGTLVVAGSGEPVTLESGNAHDSVSMLVQRQIYDRLITVKPGTTELAPGLALSWKPNRDATSWTFNLRRGVKFHDGTPFNADAAVFNLRRWWDKSDPNGLREFGRVFTVVPDFLGGYKGEKNAVVKDIVKVNDYTVRVDLTRPNTVFPVQMSASYWGMASPAAVKAQGAKYGTPAGTAVGTGPFVFGRWVGGDRVNLSANRTYWGVKPKVDALVIRNIKDPSQRLNELKAGTVDIASDLQPDDLKAIQADKNLVLYKRPSFNLGYIGLNNRNEYLRSQKVRQAISLAINRRAIVDSFWYGLGVTDTSIVPPPLKWATSADVPADYRFDPAAAKKLLAEAGYPNGFSIDLWYMPITRSYFPNPKASAEAMAADLADVGIKVNLKTEDWAKYLEDLFGGKLSMYQIGLIGDYGDPDYFYGALYNPTSTNDIGWNAPEVGQLLEQARAGLTREARARLYAQVHELTYNAAYRLPLVHSQSVAAARSYVKGWVLSPFSGEPYNTVSLVGKK